TACATTTTCTTTTAGGTATTTCATTTTTGCACCATATTCTTCAGGTAAACAATACCCTGTAGTATCTGGAATGTTTAATACCGTAGCTCCAGCTTTGATTACCGCTTCACAAACTTGTGCTAAATAATCGTTATCCGTTCTTCCTGCATCTTCGGCATAAAATTCAACATCTTCTACAAACGATTTAGCATATTTTACGGAATCAACAGCACGTTCTATAATTTTTTCTCTAGTTGAATTAAATTTATGTAGAATATGAGAATCTGATGTTCCAATACCTGTATGAATTCTTGGTTTTTTAGCATATTTTAATGCTTCAGCAGCAACTTCAATATCTTTTTTTACAGATCTTGTTAATCCGCAAACAGTAGCATTCTTTATTAATTTTGAAATTTCTTCAACCGATTTAAAATCACCTGGACTAGAAACGGGGAAGCCTGCTTCGATAATATCAACACCTAACTCGTCTAAACGTTCTGCAATAACTAACTTCTGTTCTGTATTTAGCTTACATCCAGGGACTTGCTCTCCGTCTCTTAGTGTGGTGTCGAATATTTGGACTTTATCTTTGCTCATTTTTTAATGATATATTTCTTTATTATTTAACGAATTTATATTTTGCTGTGCTTTTTAAAGCGAAATATAATGTATTTTTACAATGCTTAACCAAAGCGTGAGGTATTTAAAATACTGATAATAAGAGGTATATCACTTTATTTGTTACAATGACTAGCCAGCAAAAAGATAATTTATTTGTTTTAGTAAAATCACTATCAAAATCAGAAAAAAGACAATTTAAGCTTTATGTTGGTCGACTTGGTGGTAATACTGATTCTAAGTTTTTGGCTTTGTTTAATTTGCTTGACAAATTAAACAAATATGATGAGAAGTCTATTCTAAAAAGTGATATCGTAAAAAAGGCACAACTCTCTAATTTAAAGGCCCACCTGTACAAGCAAATTTTAATTAGTCTACGGTTAAATCCGCTTCATCAAAACACTAGAGCTCAGATAAGAGAACAGCTTGATTTTGCTACCATACTTTATCATAAAGGGTTATATAAACAGAGCTTAAAATTATTAGATAAAGCTAAAAATACAGCTATTGATAATGAAGAGAAAATATTGGCCTATGAAATTGTAGAGCTTGAAAAAGTAATTGAGTCGCAATATATTACACGGAGTCTTAGTAATCGTGCTGATGAGCTTACTGAACAGGCAAAGATGCTGAGTATTCAAAATACTATAACCAGTAAATTGTCAAATTTATCCTTACAACTTTATGGTATTTTATTAAAGTCTGGGTATGCTAAAAACAATGCAGAATATCAAGAAATTACAGATTATTTTAATGCGAGAATGCCAAGTTTTAAGCTTTCCGAATTGGGATTTAGAGAAAAATTATGGTTGTATAAATCGCATTTATGGTATAGTTTTTTAATCCAAGATTTTTTAAATTCTTATAAATATGCCACCAAATGGGTTGATTTATTTATGAAAAATGACAGTATGATTCGTTTAAATCCGGTGTTCTTTTTAAAAGGGTATCACTATTTATTGGAATCACTTTTTTATACCCAATACGATTCTAAATTTAAAAAAGCCTTAGCTAAGTTTGAAATTATAATTGCAGATAAGGACTTGTTGCCAAATGAGGATAATGTAAATGTGTTGAGCTTTATGTATCTGTATAGCAATAAACTAAATTTACACTTTTTGGAAGGTACCTTTAAAGAGGGGTTGCCTTTAGTTGATGAAATTTTAAAAGGAATAAAACTTTATAAGGATAGAATAGATAGTCATCATGTCATGGTGTTTTATTACAAAATTGCGAGTTTGTATTTTGGTGCTGGAAACTGTAGAAAATGTATAGAATATTTAGATAAAATCATCCATAATAAATCCTTAGAAATGCGTGAAGATTTACTCTGTTTTTCAAGGGTATTAAGTTTATTTGCACATTATGAGGTTGGTTTAGATTATCATTTAGAAGTACAATTGAAGAGTACTTACAAGTTTTTGCTGAAGATGAATGAACTCAATGAGGTGCAAAAAGAAATGATTAAATTTTTAAGAACCATAGGGGATGTATATCCGCATGAATTCAAAAAAGAATTTATAAAGTTACATACTACATTGAAAAAATATGAAGATGATCCTTACGAACGAAGGGCATTTCTGTATCTAGATATTGTTTCATGGTTAGAGAGTAAAATAGAAAATAAGCCCATAGACGAAATTATACAAGCAAAATTTAGATTAGCAAAACGCTAGTATTATTAGGTACAGCTGTTCCAAACCGGTTCGTTGGGTGTTTCACTTACTATAGAAATTAATTCTTTACTTACGGGGTGTGTAAATGCTATAGCTTTGGCGTGTAAACTGATTCCGCCATCTGGGTTACTTCTTTTTGCACCATATTTTAAATCACCTTTAATAGGGCTTTTAATTGCTGCTAATTGAGCTCTAATTTGATGATGACGTCCGGTTTCTAAATCTACTTTTAGCAAGAAATAATTATCTAACGTCTTAATAAGTTGATAATGAAGAATTGCTTTTTTAGCCTCTGGTGTCGGATTAGGAAAGGTGGTTGATTTATTGTTTTTAGGATTTTTTTTCAAGTAGTGTATCAAGGTGTCCTTTTCCTTTTCAGGCTTATTTTTTACAATGGCCCAATAAGTTTTCTTAATTTCTTTATCGCGAAGCATTTTATTAAGACGTTCTAAGGCTTTTGAAGTTCGTGCAAAAATAACAATTCCACTTGTTGGTCTATCTAAACGATGCACTACGCCTAGAAAAACATTTCCCTTTTTTTGATATTTAATTGCAACGTATTGCTTTACAATTTCACTCAGGGGTGTGTCGCCAGTTTTGTCTCCTTGAATAATATCCCCAACGCGTTTATTCACGATAATAATATGATTATCTTCGTGTAAAACTTGTAAATTGTCTTTGGTGGATTTCACTTTATAAAAATTATTTTACTGCTACTTTTTTTTTACTCCTCTTGCGATGCAATCATTGTATTTAATTCGCCAATATATTCTAGCAGTTCTTCTTTCCCATCTTTTCCTGTTGCGGAGGTTACAAAAGCTCTAGGGATAGCTCCCCAACCAGCTTCTAACATTTTCTTTTCAAATAGTTTTAAGTTTTTGTGAATCGCACCCGGTTTTAGTTTGTCTGATTTCGTAAAGACAAGCATAAACGGAATTTCATGCTCTCCTAAAAAACGCATAAATTCTAGATCTACTTTTTGCGGTTCGTGTCTGCTGTCAACTAAAAGAAAAGTACAAACGAGTTGTTCTCTTTTTAGGAAATATTCAGTTATAAACTCTTGAAAAACTTTACGTTTACTTTTGGAAACTTGGGCATAGCCATAACCAGGTAAATCTACTAAAAACCATTCGTCATTAATTTTAAAATGATTGATTAGTTGCGTTTTTCCAGGTCTTCCTGAAGTTTTAGCCAATTTGTTTTGATTGACTAACATGTTAATCAATGAAGATTTTCCTACGTTAGATCTTCCGATAAAGGCATACTCTGGAATTTGATCTGTAGGACATCTTTTTATGTCTGTATTGCTAATAACAAATTCAGCGGTTTTAATTTTCATATTTCAAAAATCAATTTATAAGTACTATCAGGAAGTATCGTTATTTAATGAGGGTAGCAGATGTATGTCTTACAACTTCTCTTGATTTAACCATGCTTCCAAATGCTCATTGAACTTGTCTGGGTGCTCCATCATAGGGGCATGTCCACATTTGTCAATCCAATATAGTGTAGAATTTGGGAGTAGTTGATTAAACTCTTTAGCAACTTCAGGAGGTGTAACCTCGTCGTTTTTACCCCAAATTAATCCTGCTGGTAACTTCATTTTAGGCAAGTCTTTTGCCATGTTATGACGTATAGCACTTTTGGCAATGGCTAATGTTCTAATCAATTTGTTTCTGTCGTTTATGCTTTCATATACTTCATCAACAATTTCTTTTGTAGCCACTTTTGGGTCATAAAAAACACTTTCGGCCTTGTTTCTTATGTATTCATAATCACCTCTTTTTGGGTAGCTTTCACCCATAGAGTTTTCGTATAAACCAGAACTTCCAGTTAGCACAATTCCGTCAACTTTTTCTGGATATTGCTTTGTGTAGTAAAGTGCAATATGACCACCAAGAGAATTGCCTAATAAAATATAATTATCGAGTTTTTTATGCTCGGTAAATGATTTAATAAATTTTGCCAGATTTTTTACATTAGTTTTTAGTATTGGAAGCTTATAAATAGGTAATTCTGGCATTAAAATTTTATACCCTTTTTTGGAAAAATATTCAAAAACTTTATCGAAGTTACTTAGGTTACCCATCAATCCGTGTAAAATAATGATAGGTCTTCCTTCGCCAGCTTCTAAGTAATTAAATTTCCCTTCTTCCTTGTATTCGTATCCCATTAAAAATTGGTTTGTTGCGTTATTGACAAAAATAATGATTTTGGATTAAAGTACTGCAATTCTTTAAAATGATCTATCATTTATTGCCAAAAAAATGAACAAAAAATTTAAATGCTTATCAATCAATGCAATAAATTTCAAGATATAAAGTTATTAACAAAGTGGTAAAAAATGGTAAAAAGTGGTAAAAATCTGTATATTTGTGCTTAAATATTGCATCAAGTGGTAAACCTGATTGGGACATACGAATGTAAGGCCGATAAAAAAGGTCGGTTAATGTTGCCATCTCAGCTTAAAAAACAACTGAATTCTGTTATAGATGAAGGTTTTGTGATTAAGCGAGCGGTGTTTCAACCCTGCCTTGAAATTTACCCAATGAGTGAATGGAATGTGCTAATGCAAAAAGTGAACAAGCTGAATAGGTTTGTGAAAAAGAACAATGATTTTATAAGAAGGTTTACGGCTGGTGTAAAAATGGTCGATTTAGATGCTTCTGGCCGGTTATTAATACCGAAGGACTTGCATTCTTTTGCAAGTATTTCTAATGAAGTAGTGTTGTCTTCAGCTGTGAATATTATTGAGATTTGGGATAAGGATAGTTATGAGAAAGCAATTGATGATGCTACGGGAGATTTTGCTCAATTGGCAGAAGATGTGATGGGTGGCGAAAATGACATTCCAGATGAGTTATCATAATCCTGTATTGCTTACTGAAAGCATCGATGGTCTAGAAATAGAGCCTAATGGCATATATGTAGATGTTACATTTGGTGGAGGTGGTCATTCTAAAGAGATTTTGAGAAGGTTAGGTCCTGAAGGTAGGCTTTTTGCTTTTGATCAAGATGAAGATGCATTGCTGAATACTATTGATGATGATCGATTTGTGTTAATTCATGAGAATTTTAGATATGCTTCGCGATTTTTAAGGTTTTATGGTGTTAAAAAGGTAGACGGAATTTTAGCTGATTTAGGTGTTTCGTCACATCAGTTTGATGTTGCTGAACGAGGGTTTTCTACTCGTTTTGATGCTGAATTAGATATGCGAATGCATCAAAAAGCTAAAAAATCTGCTTATAAGATTATCAATCAATACAGTGAAAAGAGGTTGGGCGAAATTTTGTTTATGTATGGCGAGTTGAGAAACTCAAAAGCATTGGCAAAGGAGATTGTTGAAAGTCGAAAAAATGAACCAATTAAAACTAGTTTTCAGTTAAAAGAGGTTTTAAAAAGGTTTTTACCAAACAGTAAAGAACATAAAATTTTAGCTCAGATTTTTCAAGCAATTAGAATTGAAGTTAATGAGGAGTTAGATGTGTTAAAGGAGTTTTTATTACAGACTCAAGATTTGTTAGAAGAGGGTGGTAAGTTAAGTGTGATTTCCTATCACTCGTTAGAGGATAGGTTGGTAAAGAGATATATCAGAAGTGGTTTGTTTGAGGGTGAGCCTGAAAAGGATTTTTATGGAAATTATTCTGTTCCATTTAAAAAGGGAAAATTAATAGTGCCATCCGCAAAAGAGATTAAAGAAAATAATAGAGCACGAAGTGCAAAACTTAGAATAGCAACAAAGTTATAGATGGCTAAGGTGAAGCAAACTTTATATAACATTTTAAAAGGTAAGTTTTTAGTAGACGAAGGTGCACCTAAAACGTGGTACATGCTTGTCTTTTTAGCGGGACTCGCTTTGTTTATGATTGCAAGTTCTCATGCTATTGATAAAAAAGTGCAAGAAATAGCTGTTTTAAATAAGGAAATGCGTGAAAAGCGTGACGTTTTTATAGCAACAAGGTCTCAGTTGATGAAACTTAAAATGGAGTCGTCAATAGTGTCAAGGTTAGAGGAAAGAGGTTTGTTTATGCCTGAGAATCCACCGAAAAAAATAATGGTAAAATCAGAGTAAAAAATTGGCAATAGAAAAAAAGAACATATTAAATAGATTGTATTTGTTAGCTGGTGCTATGTTTTTGTTCGCATTGGCCATTACGTACAAAGTTATTGATATTCAGTTTATTCAGGGTGATTTTTATAAGGAAAAGGCGGAGAGTCTTACCGTGAAAGATTTTGTAATAAAGGCGAATAGAGGTAATATATATTCTTCAGATGGAAGTCTTTTGGCAACCTCTGTTTCGCGATTTGATATTAAAATGGATGCTGTGACAGTGTCTAAGGAAAATTTTGAAAAAAATATAAAAGGACTAAGTAAATCCTTGTCTCAAATGATTGGAAAATCGGCTAGCTATTGGGAGAATTACATACGTAAGGGTAGAAAAACGGATAGTAGGTATATGCCAATTACTCGTAATCTGGGATATAATGACTATTTGAAAATTAAAAGCTTTCCTATGTTCAATTTAGGAACGTACAAAGGAGGGATTATTACAGAGCAACGTACGGTGCGAGAGCATCCCATAGGCAAAATAGCAGAGCGAGCAGTAGGATATGATGATGGTAGAGGAAGAGTGGGTATAGAAGGTAATTTTTATGAGTTTTTAAGAGGGAAAAATGGTAAACGTTTAAAGCAAAAAATTGCAAAAGGACAATGGAAGCCGTTAAATGATAATAATGAGGTAGAGCCAATTGATGGTAAAGATGTTATCACTACGATAGATTTAGATATTCAAGATGTTGCTCATCATGCGTTGTTAAGTCAGCTACAGAAATTTGAAGCTGAACATGGAACTGTGGTGGTTATGGAAACTAAAACGGGTGAAATTAAAGGGATATCGAATTTAGGTCGAAATAAGGAGGGTAATTATTATGAACGATTAAATTATGCGGTAGGTGAATCGCATGAGCCAGGTTCTACCTTTAAGTTAATGAGCTTGATGGTAGCTTTAGAAGATAAGGTTATTGATACATCTACAGTTATAGATACAGATGATGGAACTTATAAAGTGTATAACAGAACGGTGCGTGATTCGCATCGAGGTGGTTATGGTAAGATTTCTGCAGGTCGCGTTTTTGAATTGTCTTCAAATGTTGGTGTGGTAAAAATTATAGAGAAGTATTATAAAGATAATCCTCAGAAATTTATTGATGGTTTAAATCGAATGGAAGTGGGTTATAAATTAGATGTACCTATCAAAGGAGAAGGGGTGCCAACATTGCCAAATCCAAATGATAAAGAACATTGGTTTGGAACTTCTTTGGCTTGGATGGCCTATGGTTATGGTGTGCATATAACACCATTACAGACATTGGCAATTTATAATGCCGTAGCAAATAATGGTGAGATGGTAAAGCCACGATTTATAAAGGAAATAAGAAATCAAAATAATGTTGTTAAAACATATGATAAGGTAGTTATTAACCCGAAAATAGCATCTCAAGCCACCATTGACAAGATGAAAGTGCTAATGAAAAATGTTGTTAAAAAAGGTACTGCTACAAATATTTACAATAAGAATTATGAATTGGCGGGTAAAACAGGTACGTGTCAAACTGAATATTGGACAGATAATACACAGTATATAGCCTCTTTTGCAGGTTATTTTCCAGCTGATAATCCTGAGTATTCATGCATTGTGGTAATTCACAAGCCTAATAAGAAAATCGGATACTACGGTAATGTAGTTGCGGCACCTGTGTTTGAGCAAATCGCTCATCAAATATATACAAAAACACCTGTAATGGATGAGGTGAGTGGTTATAAACAGAGCCCTGAGATGATAGTTGAGAATTTTGATAGCTATAATGTTAAGGCGAATAAAAAATATGAAACCATGCCTAATCTTAAAAATATGAATGGGATGGATGCTGTAGCCTTATTGGAGAATTTAGGATTAACAGTGGTTTTTAAGGGTACAGGAAAAGTATTGAATCAGTCCTTGAAAGCAGGTCAAAAATTTGATAAAACTAAAATAATAGAATTAACACTTTCGTGAAAAAGTTAAAAGACATATTGTATAGAGTAGCTGTTGAAGCGGTATATGGGAGTACCGATATTGACATAAACACCCTTGTTTTTGATTCTCGAAAAGTGACAGCAAACGATGTTTTTATAGCCATTAAAGGAACAGTAGTTGATGCTCATCAATACATTTCTTCAGTAATTTCTCAGGGAGCTACTGTTGTTGTGTGTGAAGATTTACCTGAAAATTCACAAGATAATGTTGTTTTTATTGTGGTGAAAGATTCGCAAGAAGCCTTGGCGATCATGGCTGATAATTTTTATGAAAATCCTTCTAGAGAATTAAAATTGGTAGGCGTTACTGGTACTAATGGAAAAACAACCGTTGCAACATTGCTTTATAATTTGTTTAAAAAGGCAGGGTTTAAAGTGGGATTGTTATCAACTGTAAAAGTATTGGTTGATGATCAAGAGTTTCCGGCAACACATACAACTCCAGATTCATTAACCATCAATACATATTTACGAGCGATGGTTGAAAATGGTGTTACGCATTGTTTTATGGAGGTAAGTTCGCATGGAATTCATCAAAAACGAACAAAAGGATTGCATTTTACAGGTGGTATTTTTACCAATTTATCACATGATCATTTAGATTATCATAAAACGTTTGCGGAATATAGAGATATAAAAAAATCATTTTTTGATGAATTACCAAAAACGGCTTTCGCTTTGGTAAATATTGATGATAAGAATGGTAATGTAATGCTTCAAAACTGTGAGGCAAAGAAATATAGTTATGCTTTAAAAACGGTTGCAGATTATAAAGCGAAGATTTTAGAGAACCAACTAGGTGGATTGCTCTTGACTATAAATACACATGAAGTTTGGTCTAAGCTCATCGGTACTTTTAATGCTTATAATCTTTTGGCAATTTATGCTACTGCAGATTTAATGGGGTTAGAGTCTATAGAGAATTTAAGGTTGCTCAGCGAATTAGAGAGTGTAAGTGGAAGGTTTCAATACTTGATTTCTGAAAGTGGAATAACGGCAATTGTTGATTATGCCCATACGCCAGATGCTTTAAAAAATGTATTGGAAACCATAGGTGCTATTAGAACTAATAATGAAAAGGTAATTACTGTAGTAGGTTGCGGTGGTGATAGAGATAAGACAAAGCGGCCAAAAATGGCACATATAGCTACGCAATTATCCAACCAAGCCATTTTTACTTCTGATAATCCTAGAAGTGAAAATCCACAAACGATTATTGAGGAAATGGAAGCTGGTGTAGAACCTCAAAATTTTAAAAAATACATATCTATTGTAGATAGAAAACAGGCTATTAAAACGGCAAGTGCCATGGCTGAAAAAGGAGATATTTTATTGATAGCGGGTAAAGGTCATGAAGCTTATCAAGAAGTGAATGGGGTAAGAGCTCATTTTGATGATTATGAAATCATCACAGAAACATTAAAGGAATTACAAAAATAAAAACAACAGCATATAGATGTTATATTACTTATTTGACTATTTAGATAAACATTACCAGCTTTCTGGTGCGGGATTATTTCAATTTATCTCCTTCCGTTCAGCCATGGCATTTGTGTTTTCTTTATTGATATCTACCATTTTTGGTAGAAGGATTATCGATAAGTTAAGACGTCTTCAAGTTGGTGAAACTGTAAGAGATTTAGGACTAGATGGTCAAGTTCAAAAAGCGGGTACGCCAACCATGGGTGGTATAATAGTGATATTGGCAACATTGTTACCTGTTTTGTTATTTGCGAAATTAGATAATGTATACATCATCATTTTAGTGGTTTCTACCGTTTGGATGGGACTCATTGGTTTTATTGACGATTATATAAAAGTATTTAAAAAGAATAAAGACGGTTTAAAAGGAAAGTTTAAGGTTTTAGGACAAGTTGGTTTAGGTGTTTTTGTAGGGCTGATGCTTTATTTTTCTCCACAGGTTGTCATCAAAGAAAAAATAAACGGTCCGGCAATTGTACAAACACAGGAGTTTCAAACTGCAAATCCTTCAGCCTTATTTGGTAAGGAAACGAAGTCGTTGAAAACAACTATTCCGGGAGTAAAAAATAATGAATTTGACTATTCAAAACTAGTAAGTTGGATGGGAGATGGGTATGAAAAATATGCTTGGATTCCTTTTGTGCTGATGGTAATATTAATTATAACAGCGGTCTCAAATGGAGCAAATCTAACTGATGGTGTTGATGGTTTAGCAGCAGGTACTTCCTCCATAATTGTATTGGCCTTGGGGGTTTTTGCTTGGGTTTCTGGTAACATTATTTTCGCTAGTTATCTGAATGTGATGTATATACCCTATTCAGGTGAAATGACCATTTTTATTAGTGCTTTCGTAGGTGGACTTATCGGGTTTTTATGGTACAATACCTATCCTGCACAAGTATTTATGGGAGATACGGGTAGTTTAACGGTTGGGGGTATAATTGCAGTAATTGCAATTTCTGTGCGAAAGGAATTATTAATTCCTATTCTGGCGGGTATCTTTTTAGCTGAGAATTTATCAGTGATTATTCAGGTAAGTTATTTTAAATATACTAGAAAGAAATATGGAGAAGGAAGAAGAATATTCTTAATGTCGCCTTTGCATCATCATTATCAGAAAAAGGGATATCACGAGAGTAAAATTGTTGTCCGTTTTTGGATTGTGGGAATCATGTTAGCTGTATTGTCAATAATCACATTGAAAATAAGATAAGATGAAAAAGATAGTAGTGCTTGGTAGTGGTGAAAGTGGTGTGGGGACAGCAATGCTTGCTAAAAAAAAAGAGTATTCAGTTTTTGTTTCTGACAAAGGAACAATAGCTGATAAGTATAAAAAAGTTCTTTTACACAATGATATTGTTTTTGAAGAAGGAAAGCATACCGAAGGTAAAATATTTGATGCTGATGTAGTGATGAAGAGTCCTGGAATTCCAGATAAGGTAGCTCTTATACAAGAGTTATTGAAAAGGAATATTCCTATAGTATCAGAAATTGAATTCGCCTCCAAATATACGGATGCTATGCTGGTGGGTATTACGGGTAGTAATGGTAAAACAACAACGACCATGCTAACCAACCATATCTTAACAGCAGAAGGGTTAAATGTAGGTATGGCAGGTAATATTGGCGATAGTTTTGCATTGCAAGTGGCAAATGAAACTTATGATAAGTATGTATTGGAGTTGAGTAGTTTTCAGTTAGATGGAATCGTTGATTTTGCACCGCATATTGCAGTGATCACCAACATTTCACCAGATCATTTAGATCGATATGATTACAAATATGAAAATTATATCAATTCTAAATTTAGAATTACCAAGAATCAGACAGCGGAAGATTTTTTGATCTATGACGCCGATGATGAAGCCATTGAAAATTGGCTTAAAAACAATAAAGTAAAAGCACAGTTACTACCTTTTTCATTAGAGAAATCATTTGATAAGGGAGCGTACATAGAAGACGATAATATTATAATTAACACTAATTCAAACCTATTTACAATGAGTATAGCAGCATTAGCATTACAAGGTAAACACAATACAAAAAATGCTATGGCATCGGCCATGATAGCAAAATTACTAGGTGTGCGTAACAATACGCTTAGAGAGAGTTTAGAAGACTTTGATAGTGTTGAGCACAGGTTAGAACCGGTCTTAAAGATTAATGGTGTCCAATATATTAACGATTCAAAAGCTACCAACGTAAATGCTGCTTATTATGCGTTGGAGAGTGTTAGAACTCCTATAGTTTGGATTGTGGGTGGTACGGATAAGGGTAATGACTATACGTCATTATTGCCTTTGGTAAGAGAAAAAGTAAAAGCCATAATCTGCTTGGGATTAGACAATTCAAAAATTATAGAAACTTTTGGTAATGTAGTTGATTTTATGATAGAAACTGCTGGTGCAGAAGAAGCTGTAAAGGTGGCTTATAAAGTTTCTGAAAAAGGTGATACAGTGTTGTTAGCACCTGCTTGTGCAAGTTTTGATTTATTTGAAAATTATGAAGATAGAGGTAGACAATTTAAAGATGCGGTTAGACAATTGTAGATGACAAAAGTATTAAGAAATATAAGTGGAGACAGAACCATTTGGGCTATTATTACAGTATTGGCAATTTTTTCCTTTCTCCCTGTGTATAGTGCCAGTACTAATCTAGTAGGTGTAGTCGGAACCGGCACCACCCTAGGGTATTTGCTTAAACACGCTATGCTATTGGTCCTTGGTTTTGTAATCATTTATGCAACACATAAAATTCCGTATAGATATTTTAGTGGCCTTTCGGTGCTGTTAATTCCGGTGGTTTTAGTGTTGTTAATTTATACTTTATTTCAAGGGAAAACAATTAGTGGTGTAAATGCGAGTAGGTGGATAAATATTCCATTTGTTGGTATTGGTTTTCAAACTTCAACGTTGGCAAGTGTTGTGGTAATGATGTTTACAGCTAGGTATTTGGCTAGAAATAGAGAGAAGAAAATCTTTTTTAAAGACAGTCTATTCCAATTATGGATTCCTGTAGGTATTGTGTTGGCATTAATATTGCCCGCTAACTTTTCAACCACTGCAATCATTTTTGCAATGGTTTTATTAGTGGCTTTTTTAGGAGGTTATCCCATCAAATTTATAGGAGCTATTTTAGGTTCGGGTATTTTAATATTTACCATATTTATTCTTTCGGCAAAGGCATTTCCTGAGACTTTTAAAAATAGTAGAATCAAAACTTGGACTGC
The nucleotide sequence above comes from Aureibaculum algae. Encoded proteins:
- the mraY gene encoding phospho-N-acetylmuramoyl-pentapeptide-transferase yields the protein MLYYLFDYLDKHYQLSGAGLFQFISFRSAMAFVFSLLISTIFGRRIIDKLRRLQVGETVRDLGLDGQVQKAGTPTMGGIIVILATLLPVLLFAKLDNVYIIILVVSTVWMGLIGFIDDYIKVFKKNKDGLKGKFKVLGQVGLGVFVGLMLYFSPQVVIKEKINGPAIVQTQEFQTANPSALFGKETKSLKTTIPGVKNNEFDYSKLVSWMGDGYEKYAWIPFVLMVILIITAVSNGANLTDGVDGLAAGTSSIIVLALGVFAWVSGNIIFASYLNVMYIPYSGEMTIFISAFVGGLIGFLWYNTYPAQVFMGDTGSLTVGGIIAVIAISVRKELLIPILAGIFLAENLSVIIQVSYFKYTRKKYGEGRRIFLMSPLHHHYQKKGYHESKIVVRFWIVGIMLAVLSIITLKIR
- the murD gene encoding UDP-N-acetylmuramoyl-L-alanine--D-glutamate ligase, giving the protein MKKIVVLGSGESGVGTAMLAKKKEYSVFVSDKGTIADKYKKVLLHNDIVFEEGKHTEGKIFDADVVMKSPGIPDKVALIQELLKRNIPIVSEIEFASKYTDAMLVGITGSNGKTTTTMLTNHILTAEGLNVGMAGNIGDSFALQVANETYDKYVLELSSFQLDGIVDFAPHIAVITNISPDHLDRYDYKYENYINSKFRITKNQTAEDFLIYDADDEAIENWLKNNKVKAQLLPFSLEKSFDKGAYIEDDNIIINTNSNLFTMSIAALALQGKHNTKNAMASAMIAKLLGVRNNTLRESLEDFDSVEHRLEPVLKINGVQYINDSKATNVNAAYYALESVRTPIVWIVGGTDKGNDYTSLLPLVREKVKAIICLGLDNSKIIETFGNVVDFMIETAGAEEAVKVAYKVSEKGDTVLLAPACASFDLFENYEDRGRQFKDAVRQL
- a CDS encoding FtsW/RodA/SpoVE family cell cycle protein translates to MTKVLRNISGDRTIWAIITVLAIFSFLPVYSASTNLVGVVGTGTTLGYLLKHAMLLVLGFVIIYATHKIPYRYFSGLSVLLIPVVLVLLIYTLFQGKTISGVNASRWINIPFVGIGFQTSTLASVVVMMFTARYLARNREKKIFFKDSLFQLWIPVGIVLALILPANFSTTAIIFAMVLLVAFLGGYPIKFIGAILGSGILIFTIFILSAKAFPETFKNSRIKTWTARIENFSSPNEDANYQAEKAKLAIASGEIQGKGPGKSVQKNFLPQSSSDFIYAIIVEEFGSAGGFMLMILYLLLLFRIVIVATKTDTIFGTLLVLGVGIPIVFQALINMAVAVGLFPVTGQPLPLISTGGTSIWMTCFALGVVLSVSADREAKMATNKKINDDNPLSVLHEAIG